From one Sphingomonas sp. BT-65 genomic stretch:
- a CDS encoding TSUP family transporter → MELTAEILAFLIAIAFISGTIDAMAGGGGLLTIPALMAVGVPPVAALATNKLQSSFGTASACIAYWRGGHIDLARFAIPAAGAFLGSAAGAFTVQHVDPTFLTAFVPVLLILMALYFLLAPPMSDVDRVARLGRFGLTAVAMVLGFYDGFFGPGAGSFLTTMMVALAGLGLVRAIANAKFLNFATNVAGLLAMIAGGKVLWLLGLSMAAANIVGNQIGARLAMRFGGRGVRPLLVLMSVALTVKLLADPANPVWELLPH, encoded by the coding sequence ATGGAACTTACCGCCGAAATCCTCGCCTTCCTGATCGCGATCGCCTTTATCTCGGGCACGATCGACGCGATGGCGGGTGGTGGCGGGCTGCTCACTATCCCCGCGCTGATGGCGGTGGGCGTGCCACCGGTCGCGGCGCTCGCCACCAACAAGCTGCAGAGCAGCTTCGGCACCGCCTCGGCCTGCATCGCCTATTGGCGCGGCGGGCATATCGATCTCGCCCGCTTCGCGATCCCCGCTGCCGGCGCGTTCCTCGGCTCGGCCGCGGGCGCCTTCACCGTCCAGCATGTCGATCCGACCTTCCTCACGGCCTTCGTGCCGGTGCTGCTGATCCTGATGGCGCTCTATTTCCTGCTCGCCCCGCCGATGAGCGACGTCGACCGCGTCGCACGGCTTGGCCGCTTCGGGCTCACCGCGGTCGCGATGGTGCTCGGCTTCTATGACGGCTTCTTCGGTCCGGGCGCGGGGTCGTTCCTCACGACGATGATGGTCGCGCTCGCCGGGCTCGGGCTGGTCCGGGCGATCGCCAATGCCAAGTTCCTGAACTTCGCCACCAATGTCGCCGGTCTGCTGGCGATGATCGCGGGCGGCAAGGTGTTGTGGCTGCTCGGCCTCAGCATGGCCGCGGCCAACATCGTCGGCAACCAGATCGGCGCGCGCCTCGCGATGCGCTTCGGGGGCAGGGGGGTGCGTCCGCTGCTCGTGCTGATGTCGGTCGCGCTGACCGTCAAGCTGCTCGCCGACCCGGCCAATCCAGTGTGGGAGCTGCTCCCGCACTGA
- the pspC gene encoding envelope stress response membrane protein PspC, with amino-acid sequence MSASRTQLYRDKINGKWLGVCEGLGEYTGVDPLWIRLGFLVLFFLTFPLMFFVYLGLAMVTSQKPIGLYHNDEDRKFWQGVRANPRRSTQEVRSKLREIDRRMADIETFYTSRNTQLADEIERLR; translated from the coding sequence ATGTCTGCAAGCCGCACACAACTCTACCGCGACAAGATCAACGGCAAGTGGCTGGGCGTCTGCGAGGGGCTCGGCGAATATACCGGGGTCGACCCGCTCTGGATCCGCCTGGGGTTCCTGGTCCTCTTCTTCCTCACCTTCCCGCTGATGTTCTTCGTCTATCTCGGCCTGGCGATGGTCACGTCGCAGAAGCCGATCGGGCTCTACCACAACGACGAGGACCGCAAGTTCTGGCAGGGCGTGCGCGCCAACCCGCGCCGCTCGACCCAGGAGGTCCGCTCCAAGCTGCGCGAGATCGATCGCCGCATGGCCGACATCGAAACCTTCTACACGAGCCGCAACACGCAGCTCGCCGACGAGATCGAGCGCCTGCGCTGA
- a CDS encoding DUF4350 domain-containing protein, whose translation MRIAGFVASVAMLVAVPAAQAQEQLVDPDFHASVTTPAYAADGPRVIIDESHDNFHTASGQYAPFAALLRADGYTVVPGRAAFDAGSLAGAKVLVIANAGSPRGQDTIRSAFTAAEIDAIDQWVRAGGSLLLIADHAPFGLAAEQLATRLGVRFGKGWAFERAKAGGLTSQIVYSRGNDRLGDHPILKGRSAGEAIGTVKSFTGQSLIGPPGSIALLRFPAEAWEAPDRALLDGSDAALRATKSSAPGMPKGVEAIGGRAQGVAFAHGTGRVVVLGEAGMLSAQLVRLGPGRPQLRIGMNVEGLDNRQFALNVMHWLSRALN comes from the coding sequence ATGCGGATCGCCGGTTTCGTCGCATCGGTTGCAATGCTGGTCGCTGTGCCCGCGGCTCAGGCCCAGGAGCAGCTCGTCGATCCGGATTTCCATGCCAGCGTCACGACGCCCGCTTATGCTGCGGACGGCCCGCGGGTGATCATCGACGAGAGCCACGACAATTTCCACACCGCATCCGGTCAATATGCGCCATTCGCCGCCCTGCTCCGCGCCGACGGGTACACGGTGGTGCCCGGGCGGGCGGCGTTCGACGCCGGCAGCCTCGCCGGCGCGAAGGTGCTGGTGATCGCCAATGCCGGATCCCCGCGTGGCCAGGATACGATCAGGTCAGCCTTCACCGCCGCGGAGATCGACGCGATCGACCAATGGGTGCGTGCGGGCGGTTCGCTGCTGCTGATCGCCGATCACGCACCCTTCGGCCTTGCCGCCGAGCAACTCGCGACACGCCTGGGCGTCAGGTTCGGCAAGGGATGGGCGTTCGAACGCGCCAAGGCCGGCGGCCTGACGAGCCAGATCGTCTATTCACGCGGCAATGACCGGCTCGGAGACCATCCGATCCTCAAGGGACGCTCAGCGGGCGAGGCGATCGGAACCGTCAAGTCCTTCACTGGACAATCGCTGATCGGCCCGCCGGGTTCGATCGCACTGCTGCGATTTCCTGCCGAAGCATGGGAGGCGCCGGATCGCGCCCTTCTGGACGGTTCGGACGCTGCCTTGCGGGCGACGAAGAGCAGTGCTCCGGGGATGCCCAAGGGCGTCGAGGCTATCGGCGGGCGGGCACAGGGGGTCGCGTTCGCGCACGGCACCGGCCGGGTCGTGGTGCTCGGTGAGGCCGGCATGCTGTCGGCGCAGCTCGTGCGGCTTGGTCCGGGCCGGCCGCAGCTGCGTATCGGCATGAACGTCGAAGGTCTCGACAATCGCCAGTTCGCGCTGAACGTCATGCACTGGCTGTCGCGCGCGCTCAACTGA
- the pspB gene encoding envelope stress response membrane protein PspB, with translation MEDVFMAFIVVGMLFIGMPWVILHYVTKWKQAKTLTGEDENLLDELHYTARRLEDRLQTIERIIAADNPEFRVRGPELPPIRELPDYERTRRN, from the coding sequence ATGGAAGACGTTTTCATGGCGTTCATCGTCGTCGGCATGCTCTTCATCGGGATGCCCTGGGTGATCCTGCATTATGTCACCAAGTGGAAGCAGGCGAAGACGCTGACCGGCGAGGACGAGAATTTGCTCGACGAGCTGCACTATACGGCCCGCCGCCTGGAGGACCGCCTGCAGACGATCGAGCGGATCATCGCCGCCGACAATCCGGAGTTCCGCGTGCGTGGGCCCGAGCTGCCCCCGATCCGCGAGCTTCCCGACTACGAACGCACACGGAGGAACTGA
- the pspF gene encoding phage shock protein operon transcriptional activator produces MERATQVIGQSGAFLDALELASRAAALDRPVLVIGERGTGKELVAERLHRLSPRWDQPLVIMNCAALPETLIEAELFGHEAGSFTGAAKSRAGRFEEADGGTLFLDELGTLSMAAQDRLLRAVEYGEITRIGASRPIQVDVRIVAATNEHLPERVEQGSFRADLLDRLSFEVVTLPPLRARAGDILVLAEFFGRRMSSEIGRDWEGFGPTALDALTDYSWPGNVRELRNVVERAVYRWDRHGPVDAIQIDPFASPYRPKPMPHGIPGNAAPVQLVTEEPGPLPRRDDDLSGDFKSRVTRFERELLSRALSENRFNQRATAEALGLSYDQLRHALKRHELLNAGG; encoded by the coding sequence ATGGAACGCGCAACCCAGGTCATCGGTCAATCCGGCGCCTTTCTCGACGCACTCGAGCTCGCCTCGCGCGCGGCGGCGCTCGACCGTCCGGTGCTGGTGATCGGCGAACGCGGCACCGGCAAGGAGCTGGTCGCCGAGCGTCTCCACCGCCTGTCGCCGCGCTGGGACCAGCCGCTCGTCATCATGAACTGCGCCGCGCTGCCCGAGACGCTGATCGAGGCCGAGCTGTTCGGCCATGAGGCGGGCTCCTTTACGGGGGCCGCCAAGTCGCGCGCCGGCCGGTTCGAGGAGGCCGATGGCGGCACGCTATTCCTCGACGAACTCGGCACGCTTTCGATGGCGGCACAGGACCGGCTGCTGCGCGCGGTCGAATATGGCGAGATCACGCGGATCGGTGCGTCCAGGCCGATCCAGGTCGATGTCCGTATCGTCGCCGCGACCAACGAGCATCTGCCCGAACGGGTCGAGCAGGGAAGCTTCCGCGCCGACTTGCTCGACCGGCTGAGCTTCGAGGTGGTGACGCTGCCCCCGCTGCGTGCGCGCGCCGGCGACATCCTGGTGCTCGCCGAGTTCTTCGGACGGCGCATGTCGTCGGAGATCGGCCGCGACTGGGAGGGGTTCGGCCCGACCGCGCTCGATGCGCTCACCGACTATAGCTGGCCCGGCAATGTCCGCGAGTTGCGCAACGTCGTCGAGCGCGCGGTCTATCGCTGGGACCGGCACGGGCCGGTCGACGCGATCCAGATCGACCCCTTCGCCTCGCCCTATCGCCCCAAGCCGATGCCGCACGGCATCCCGGGCAACGCTGCCCCGGTCCAGCTCGTCACCGAGGAGCCCGGCCCGCTGCCGCGCCGCGACGACGATCTCTCGGGCGACTTCAAGAGTCGCGTCACCCGCTTCGAGCGCGAGCTGTTGAGCCGCGCGCTGTCCGAGAACCGTTTCAACCAGCGCGCCACCGCCGAGGCGCTGGGCCTCAGCTACGACCAGCTCCGCCACGCGCTCAAGCGTCACGAACTGCTGAACGCCGGCGGCTAA
- the pspA gene encoding phage shock protein PspA: protein MGIFSRTRDIIAANMTDLLDKAEDPAKMIRMIILEMEETLVEVRASAARTIADQKEMRRHIAKLENLQASWTEKAELALSKEREDLAKAALVERQKAADMCDQLNAEIHVLDDALRASEEDIAKLQTKLRDARARQNAIMTRLESANNRVKLREMTNGSKVSEAFSRFDLLERRVDFAEGRADALALGAPKKTLEEEIAELQSAEKVDAELAALKARLNKEG, encoded by the coding sequence ATGGGCATTTTCTCTCGCACCCGCGACATCATCGCCGCCAACATGACCGACCTTCTCGACAAGGCGGAAGACCCGGCGAAGATGATCCGCATGATCATCCTCGAAATGGAGGAGACCCTGGTCGAGGTCCGCGCCAGCGCGGCGCGCACGATCGCCGACCAGAAGGAGATGCGGCGCCATATCGCGAAGCTGGAGAACCTGCAGGCGAGCTGGACCGAGAAGGCCGAGCTGGCCCTTTCGAAGGAGCGCGAGGACCTGGCCAAGGCGGCGCTGGTCGAGCGCCAGAAGGCGGCCGACATGTGCGATCAGCTCAACGCCGAGATCCATGTGCTCGACGATGCGCTGCGCGCCTCGGAAGAGGATATCGCCAAGCTGCAGACCAAGCTGCGCGACGCCCGCGCCCGCCAGAACGCGATCATGACCCGCCTGGAAAGCGCCAACAACCGCGTCAAGCTGCGCGAGATGACCAACGGCTCGAAGGTGAGCGAGGCGTTCAGCCGCTTCGACCTGCTCGAGCGCCGGGTCGACTTCGCCGAGGGCCGCGCCGACGCGCTGGCGCTGGGCGCGCCCAAGAAGACGCTGGAGGAGGAGATCGCCGAGCTCCAGTCGGCCGAGAAGGTCGATGCCGAGCTGGCCGCGCTCAAGGCGCGCCTGAACAAGGAGGGCTGA
- a CDS encoding superoxide dismutase, with translation MAFELPTLPYAKDALAPTISAETLDFHYGKHHKAYVDKTNGFVADKGLEGKKLSEVIRHAKETGDKALFNNSAQIWNHSFYWFGLTPEPKEPAGKLAELIEKNFGSKEELVKKLIAEATNHFSNGWGWLVLDGDEIKVTSLHDADTPVVYDYKPLLTIDVWEHAYYIDYRNARPGYLEAITKIIDWDFVAANLDGEGVSRADQG, from the coding sequence ATGGCTTTCGAACTTCCCACGCTGCCTTACGCCAAGGACGCGCTCGCGCCGACCATCTCGGCCGAGACGCTCGATTTCCACTATGGCAAGCACCACAAGGCCTATGTCGACAAGACCAACGGCTTCGTCGCCGACAAGGGGCTGGAGGGGAAGAAGCTCTCCGAGGTGATCCGCCACGCCAAGGAAACCGGCGACAAGGCGCTGTTCAACAACTCGGCGCAGATCTGGAACCACAGCTTCTACTGGTTCGGCCTGACCCCCGAGCCCAAGGAGCCCGCCGGCAAGCTCGCCGAGCTGATTGAGAAGAATTTCGGCTCGAAGGAAGAGTTGGTGAAGAAGCTGATCGCCGAGGCGACCAACCACTTCTCCAACGGCTGGGGCTGGCTGGTGCTGGACGGCGACGAGATCAAGGTGACCTCGCTCCACGACGCCGACACGCCGGTGGTCTATGACTACAAGCCGCTGCTGACGATCGATGTGTGGGAGCATGCCTACTACATCGACTACCGCAACGCGCGCCCGGGTTATCTCGAGGCGATCACCAAGATCATCGACTGGGATTTCGTCGCCGCCAACCTCGACGGCGAGGGCGTCAGCCGGGCCGATCAAGGCTGA